GTCATCGCCGGTGCGAGACTCCGTGAAATAGTAGATTTGACCAACAGAAACGTTAAAACGTTCAACGGCGGCATCATCATAAATGCGTGTTGTGACGCCGGTTGTGACCTGGTTGGCGGAAGCAATACGGTCGAGACCGCCATAAGTGCGGTCGCGGAACAGGCCGTTATAGTCGGATTGCAGCAAAGAAGAATCGTAGTTATAGATGCCGCTCTGGTCGCGGTACGGCACATACAGGTACTGCACGCGTGGTTCCAGCGTCTGGGTATACCCCGGCGCCAGCATCGCCATATCGCGTTCGAAGATGAGCTTACCGTCGACTTTAAACTGCGGCATGACGCGGTTAACCGAATCTTCCAGCTTATTTTTATTGTTTGGATCGCTGTTATAGCTGTCCAGATTCGTTTGCTGATAGTGCGTCGCCATCAGCTTCGCTTCGGTGTTCAGGCTGCCCCAGCGGTTGGAGAGCGGCAAATTGATGGTTGGCTCCAGGTGGACGCGGGTCGCTTCCGGCATATTGTCTTTGGTGTTAACAAAGTGCACCGCCTGGCCGTAAATCCGGGTATCAAACGGGCCGAGATCGTTATGGTAGTAGTTAACGTCTAACTGCGGCTCCGCTGAATAGCTGCTGGTGTTTTGATCGTTAAAGACCTGGAATTGTTTGGTCGACACCGTAGCGTCAAAGTTTTGTACGGCGTAGCCGACGCTGAATTTCTGCGTTGCGTAGCCGTCGGTACTGGAACCGTACTTACTGTCGAAATCGTTAAAGTAGCTGGAGTCGCTGACTTTGGTGTAATCGACGTTAAAACGCCACACCTGATCCATCACGCCTGAGTGCTGCCAGTAGAATAACCAGCGGTGCTTATCGCCCTCTTTGGGGTGATCGTCCTCGTAGACTTTATCAGAAGGCAGATAATCTAATTCCATCACTCCCTCGCCTGCCTGCGTGAGATAACGGAATTCGTTCTCCCACATAATATTGCCGCGGCGGTGCATATAGTGCGGGGTGATGGTGGCGTCCATATTGGGCGCGATGTTCCAGTAATACGGTAAGTAGAACTCGAAATAGTTCTTGGTCGTGTATTTCGCGTTCGGGATCAGGAAACCTGAGCGACGCTTGTCACCGACGGGTAGCTGTAAATAGGGGCTATAAAAGATCGGAACCGGACCTACTTTAAACCGGGCGTTCCAGATCTCCGCAACCTGTTCTTCGCGGTCATGGATGACTTCACTCCCCACCACGCTCCAGGTATCGGAGCCAGGCAGACAGGAGGTAAAGCTGCCGTTTTCCAGAATGGTATAGCGGTTTTCGCCGCGCTGCTTCATGAGATCGGCTTTACCGCGCCCCTGACGGCCCACCATCTGGTAATCGCCTTCCCAGACGTTCGTGTCTTTGGTGTTCAGGTTCGCCCAGCCCTTCGGCCCTTTAAGGATGACCTGATTGTCATCATAATGCACATTACCCAGCGCATCGACGGTGCGTACAGGTTCCGGCTGACCTTCCGCCTGCTTCTGATGAAGCTGCACTTCATCCGCTTGCAGGCGGCTATTCCCCTGCATAATGTCCACGTTGCCGGTAAAAACGGCATCGTCCGGGTAGTTACCTTTAGCGTTATCGGCATTGATAGTAACCGGCAGATCGTTGGTATCGCCTTTTACCAGAGGACGATCGTAGCTCGGCACGCCCAACATACACTGTGAGGCGAGATCGGCTGCCAGCCCCTGATGACTATAAAGGGCGCTGGCGATCATGGTGGCCAGAAGAGTGGGAATACGTTTTTTCATACGTTGTATTTATTGTTCCATCATCGGTAGCGTTGCGCGTGACAAACGGTCACAGCCTAACTTACTCATCTTCGCTGCGCCAGTGTTAATCCTGCCGTTTAGCGTCTGTGGTGTTAGGCACGGCATTGAATGACAGGTATGATAATGCAAATTATAGGCGATGTCCCACAATTGACCGTAGCCTTCATTTGCAGAAAAGCACCTTATTTTGTGGGAGATAGCCTCACCGATAGCGTAACGTTTTGGGGAGTCTATGCAGTACTGGGGAAAGATAATTGGCGTCGCCGTAGCCCTGATGATGGGCGGCGGCTTTTGGGGCGTGGTCCTGGGTCTGCTGGTGGGCCATATGTTCGACAAAGCCCGCAGCCGAAAAATGGCGTGGTTTGCCAACCAGCGGGAACGGCAGGCGCTGTTTTTTGCCACCACCTTTGAGGTGATGGGCCACTTAACCAAATCAAAAGGACGGGTGACGGAAGCGGATATTCATATCGCCAGTCAGTTGATGGATCGTATGAATTTACACGGCGATTCACGTACTGCCGCGCAGAACGCCTTTCGGGTCGGAAAAGCGGATAATTACCCATTACGTGAAAAGATGCGGCAGTTTCGTAGCGTCTGCTTCGGGCGTTTTGATCTGATCCGGATGTTTCTGGAAATTCAGATCCAGGCGGCGTTTGCCGATGGCTCGCTACACCCTAATGAGCGGGAAGTGCTGTATGTGATTGCGGAAGAGTTAGGTATTTCCCGCGTACAGTTCGATCAGTTTCTGCGCATGATGCAGGGCGGCGCGCAGTTTGGCGGCGGTTATCATCAACAGTCCGGCGGCGGCTGGCAGCAGGCGCAGCGCGGCCCGACGCTGGAAGATGCCTGTAATGTGCTGGGGGTTAAAACCACCGACGATGCAACCACCATTAAACGCGCTTATCGCAAACTGATGAGCGAGCATCATCCTGATAAGCTGGTGGCCAAAGGGTTGCCGCCGGAAATGATGGAGATGGCGAAGCAAAAAGCGCAGGAAATTCAGAAAGCGTATGAGCTAATCAAAGAACAGAAAGGCTTCAAGTGATTGAATTGCCGGATGCGGCTAGCGCCTTATCCGGCCTACGTTAATGAATGTAGGCCGGGCAAGCGAAGCGCCCCGGCATAAATTGGCTCAGAATTTAAAAATCTGCCGGGACTTTAAACGTCATGCTGTTACCGTAAGCGGGATGGGTAATGGTCAGCATTTCGGCGTGTAACTGCAAACGCGGCGCCAGCGACAACGCTTCCGGCGAGGCGTAAAACCGATCGCCTAAAATCGGGTGGCCTAACGCCAGCATATGCACACGAAGCTGATGCGAACGTCCGGTGATCGGCTTGAGCACCACGCGGGCGGTATTATCCGCCGCAAACTCCACCACGTTATATTCCGTTTGCGCCGGTTTGCCGGTTTCATAACACACTTTCTGCTTTGGCCGGTTCGGCCAGTCGCAGATGAGCGGTAAGTCAACCAGCCCTTCCGCCGGGGAGGGATGACCCCATACGCGCGCTACATACTGCTTTTTCGGCTCACGTTCGCGGAACTGGCGTTTTAGCTCCCGCTCCGCGGCTTTGGTCAGCGCCACTACAATCACGCCGCTGGTGGCCATATCCAGACGATGCACCGATTCTGCCTGCGGGTAGTCGCGCTGGATACGCGTCATAATGCTGTCTTTGTGCGCTTCCAGACGCCCCGGCACGGACAACAGGCCGCTGGGCTTATTGACCACCATAATGTGCTCATCCTGATACAGGATAACCAGCCAGGGTTCCTGCGGCGGATTGTAGTTTTCCATCCCCATGTACGGCTCCGTTATTGGTGCGTGACGACGATAAGACGCAGCGCGTCCAGACGCCAGCCTGCCTGATTCAGGCTTTCCAGCACCTGCTGACGGTTGCTGTCGATAGCGGCAAGTTCGTCGTCGCGAATGTTCGGGTTGACGGCGCGCAGCGCTTCCAGACGCGACAGTTCCCCGGACAGTTTTTCATCCGCCTCGCGGCGCGCGTTATCAATCAGCGCTCTGGCGGACTTTTCAATCTGCGTCTCGCCCAGTTGCAAAATGGCGTGGACGTCCTGTTGAACGGCGTTCACCAGTTTGCTACCGGTGTGGCGATTCACGGCGCTGAGCTGGCGGTTGAAGGTTTCAAACTCGACCTGGGCGGCCAGATTGTTGCCGTTTTTATCTAACAGCATACGTACCGGCGTCGGCGGCAGGAAGCGGTTCAGTTGTAGCTGTTTCGGCGCCTGCGCTTCCACGACGTAAACCAGTTCGACCAGCAGCGTGCCGACGGGCAGCGCTTTATTTTTCAACAGCGAAATGGTGCTGCTGCCGGTGTCGCCGGAGAGGATCAGATCCAGTCCGTTACGGATGAGCGGATGTTCCCAGGTAATAAACTGCGCATCTTCGCGAGACAGGGCTACGTCACGTTCAAACGTGATAGTACAGCCGTCTTCCGGCAGGCCGGGGAAATCCGGCACCAACATGTGGTCGGACGGCGTCAGCACGATCAGGTTGTCGCCGCGATCGTCCTGGTTAATGCCGACGATATCGAACAGGTTCATGGCGAACGCAATCAGGTTGGTGTCGTCGTCCTGTTCTTCAATGCTTTGTGCAAGCTGTTGGGCTTTTTCACCACCGTTGGAGTGGATCTCCAGCAGGCGGTCGCGGCCCTGTTCTAACTGGGCTTTTAGCGCTTCATGTTGCTCGCGGCAGGATTTGATCAGATCGTCAAACCCGTCGGTTTCTTCAGGCGCGGCCAGATAGTTAATCAGACTGGCGTAGGCTGAATCATAAATCGCGCGGCCGGTTGGACAGGTGTGCTCAAAGGCGTCCAGC
This DNA window, taken from Salmonella enterica subsp. enterica serovar Typhimurium str. LT2, encodes the following:
- the imp gene encoding organic solvent tolerance protein (similar to E. coli organic solvent tolerance (AAC73165.1); Blastp hit to AAC73165.1 (784 aa), 91% identity in aa 1 - 784), which gives rise to MKKRIPTLLATMIASALYSHQGLAADLASQCMLGVPSYDRPLVKGDTNDLPVTINADNAKGNYPDDAVFTGNVDIMQGNSRLQADEVQLHQKQAEGQPEPVRTVDALGNVHYDDNQVILKGPKGWANLNTKDTNVWEGDYQMVGRQGRGKADLMKQRGENRYTILENGSFTSCLPGSDTWSVVGSEVIHDREEQVAEIWNARFKVGPVPIFYSPYLQLPVGDKRRSGFLIPNAKYTTKNYFEFYLPYYWNIAPNMDATITPHYMHRRGNIMWENEFRYLTQAGEGVMELDYLPSDKVYEDDHPKEGDKHRWLFYWQHSGVMDQVWRFNVDYTKVSDSSYFNDFDSKYGSSTDGYATQKFSVGYAVQNFDATVSTKQFQVFNDQNTSSYSAEPQLDVNYYHNDLGPFDTRIYGQAVHFVNTKDNMPEATRVHLEPTINLPLSNRWGSLNTEAKLMATHYQQTNLDSYNSDPNNKNKLEDSVNRVMPQFKVDGKLIFERDMAMLAPGYTQTLEPRVQYLYVPYRDQSGIYNYDSSLLQSDYNGLFRDRTYGGLDRIASANQVTTGVTTRIYDDAAVERFNVSVGQIYYFTESRTGDDNIKWENDDKTGSLVWAGDTYWRISERWGLRSGVQYDTRLDSVATSSSSLEYRRDQDRLVQLNYRYASPEYIQATLPSYYSTAEQYKNGINQVGAVASWPIADRWSIVGAYYFDTNSSKPADQMLGLQYNSCCYAIRVGYERKLNGWDNDKQHAIYDNAIGFNIELRGLSSNYGLGTQEMLRSNILPYQSSM
- the djlA gene encoding DnaJ like chaperone protein (similar to E. coli putative DNA binding protein (AAC73166.1); Blastp hit to AAC73166.1 (271 aa), 95% identity in aa 1 - 271), which gives rise to MQYWGKIIGVAVALMMGGGFWGVVLGLLVGHMFDKARSRKMAWFANQRERQALFFATTFEVMGHLTKSKGRVTEADIHIASQLMDRMNLHGDSRTAAQNAFRVGKADNYPLREKMRQFRSVCFGRFDLIRMFLEIQIQAAFADGSLHPNEREVLYVIAEELGISRVQFDQFLRMMQGGAQFGGGYHQQSGGGWQQAQRGPTLEDACNVLGVKTTDDATTIKRAYRKLMSEHHPDKLVAKGLPPEMMEMAKQKAQEIQKAYELIKEQKGFK
- the rluA gene encoding 23S rRNA pseudouridylate 746 synthase (similar to E. coli pseudouridylate synthase (AAC73169.1); Blastp hit to AAC73169.1 (219 aa), 95% identity in aa 1 - 219), with protein sequence MGMENYNPPQEPWLVILYQDEHIMVVNKPSGLLSVPGRLEAHKDSIMTRIQRDYPQAESVHRLDMATSGVIVVALTKAAERELKRQFREREPKKQYVARVWGHPSPAEGLVDLPLICDWPNRPKQKVCYETGKPAQTEYNVVEFAADNTARVVLKPITGRSHQLRVHMLALGHPILGDRFYASPEALSLAPRLQLHAEMLTITHPAYGNSMTFKVPADF